The region CAGGCTGTTACACGAACCAGGCCAGCTTTCAGCAATAGCTAACAGAGAACATCTGGGATCACTCTTAAACACGCCAgtgctcacacgcacacacttcaaACATTCGCACACACTCTGAGAGACGCACAGGCTCATCTCTAATCTTGGGGCCAAACAAAGCGATAGGATGCACCTCGGCAAGGTCCTGTCACTGCGAGGTGTTTCTTAGAATCTACAGGCAGAGTGACTGAGACATGAAACACAAGGGAtgggcttttttcttttttcttttttgcttcgACTATGTAAATCTGCTCTGCATTAGCTACCGCCACACACACTTGATGGACAATTGTACTAGGTGGGCTTGAAATAGCCCACACACATATATCCATACATGTCTCGTGGTGCCTCATCCATTATCTCCTTGTCTTCCTACACATTCTTCTAATAGACCATCATCAAAATGTGACATTCATACTTGTTGATCCAAATGTAATGGTTtatttctccctgtgcttggaTCTCGCAGGTCCGATGGCCTCCACGGAACATGGCAGAGAGCTGGAGGAAGCAGCTCCAGTGAGAAAGCTGGTCCAGCAAAGCCCCTCGAGGGGCGGTCAGAGCCACAGACCAGCCGGCTGGAAGAGGAGACGCCCACGGCCCCGTCTTTCCCACAAGGGGCCAATGCCGTTCTAGAGCAAGGTGAGGTTCAAGGAGGCTCGTAACATTTCTTAGACAGCATTGAATCATTTTGAATGTTTGTGGTGATGAAAGAGTCAAAACTCTCACAATAGTACCGGAAAGTTTGTATTCATTGGAAAGAATGCTATTGTTGACTTTAAAAGAAAGGGCCCGTCTCAACAGATTCATGAACTTGCATGCCTTTATTGTACGACACAGGCGGGTCCCGCAGAAACCTCATTCGGTTAACCATACGGGACATCGTGATTGTTAGAAACTTAACCTTCGGGTCCGTTCCGCTGGAATAAGTGAGTTCTGTTCAtctgattaatcaattaaaacCCTTTAGCAAAGATAACACTTTCTAGGATTGAGTTTCTCAGCTTCACCTCCAGTGCTTGAGAGAATGTTTCACTTGCTGTCAAGTCAAACAATCCCTTGTGTGAAAAATCTTTCATCAAAATTCCGAGACAATATTTTACTTCTCACCTATTCACAGTTTGATTTTCGGCACTGAACCAAAGCAAACTTGCTgtatttcaaaagaaaacagaCGAGGCGTCACTGAGAAACTCAAACATGCAAGGGCAACAAGATCAAATGTACAGCACATACAACACGGTTGGCCTACTGCACTCGCCAATGTTTGCACATCTCTTGGTGGAAAGCAACGGCAACACATGAATATGTGTGCATTCAGAAACACAAGATCTCTTCGGACATCTTTCCCAAACGTGCTAAGAGACAGGGGAACTCTCCCAGACACAATATCCCCCCCAGGAGGTGCCCAGGCAGACAACACTGCCCCGCAAAGAGCCGCCATAAATTCAAGCCCAAGTGAGAGGAGGCTGCAGCCCGTGGGTGCCAAGGCATGCTTAATCGCTTTAGAGGAAAGAGCCACACAATTTGGACAGCGAGACAGAGGTTTCACCATCCACAGGGACTTATGATCCTTATGgcgtttttctattttggagttatgttttctttgaagtttaTCATCGTGCCTTCCATTCAGGACTTAATAATAGCAAACAATGAGCGACATTAAGAAGTAACATGCATTTGACGGAACATTGGTCACCCAGTGTTCTTGGCCAGACGGCAACAGAAGAGAACCCTCTGAACAACTTGTGAGTGCTAAGTGTTTGCAACACAATAGGGAAGTGGCTCTAGAAATTCAATGGTTGAGTAAATCACAACGCCGTCTCTGCAAACATCATTTAACATCCCTCTCTGCTTCAAAGTCTGATCATTTAAAGACTTTTAGGAAAAGTAGGATGGCTTGGGGTCTAGAAGTAACCGGTTACTTGTTGTAATGATGAATACTAAACAGACCTCAAAATCCCATTTGCTCTGGTTGTCAAGTCATCAATGAGTATTCCCCAATTTTGAGTCCATGAGGGAATATATTCTTGGCAACCACATCCCAGAGTTAACCCAGAGTCTGTTGAGTTGAAACGACTACAACGCCAAGAGTGTGGCTCGTCGGTGGTCCGAATGCACCAATAAATTGTGCTGGTGATAGATAACCTGCCAGTTCCTCTTAGTCAGAACACAGAAATGATGCCTACCCCTTAAGTAGAGCTTCTACTTTAAACCGGGGAATGAGACAACCAGCCAATCAACTACAGTTTGGCTAAGTGTGTCTCTTCACTGACAAACCGCACAATCCAACCACATCCAAAACTAGAGTCGAATCAAAAACTGTACCTATAGTTGGAGGTGGTGATTGTAGATGGTATTACCCGTCAACCAGCAGATGTCAGAGGATCATCAGACAGATCAGCTTTTATTCCTCGAGACGCCGCGAGCAACGTGGATGTCTCATCCTGACACATTCCAGATGTGTGATGAAAGACATCATCTTGATCACCAGCCCTCACATTCAATCATTCCGTTAGGCCAATTTGATAAATGTCAAGCCACGAAAAGACAGAAGGACGACAGGATATTACACATTTGGAAGCCACGGGCGATTTTTGAAAGCCCCTCGAGAGCCTACGTGAGAAAGCTCGAGATGGAGATttccaatgattttttttcccgcaTCAAAAATGTAGAGTAGGTCTGCGACTCCTCCTTCTGGATATGGTGTATGACCTCGAGCAACTGTAGTGAGATCATTCTAAGGACCCGGCAAACAAAACAGATATGCAACTCAGCGCAGATCAAACACATACACGTCACTTCACTGGACATTACATGACTGCAGAACTATGCCAACTTGACTCAAGAATGGGCCCTTATCAGTGAAGGCAACTTGTTTTCATGCAACAGAGCTCAAATGTACGGGGAATCTTGGGAAACGATCACAGACTGGGAGAAGATAAAACGCTAGCGGACGATAAAAGATATCATTTGGACAAGTGCTGATCCTGTACCCCAAGCATAGAATAACGTTGCGATTGTGTCGCACATGAGACATATGCAATTGTTTTTTACCGAAGGCCCATGAAATCTGGTCGAGACATGCCTGAATGAACCTTTACGTCACTCTTTCTTCAAGCGCAAGATTACATGTGGTGCCACACAGAGAAAGTTCTGTACAATATGGCCCAAGGGGGCACCCGTACCTGAAATGAAAGTgaaatgtctgtgtgaatcaagaacaaaaactaaaaagaggGCGTGTGCTGATGATACTTCTGTGTTCTTGTTTTGTAGGCACTGCTTTAAGCGCCCTCCCCCAGGTTCTGATTTCTATGCTCTTCCTTTGCCTTGGGGGGCCTTGCTGCGAAGGGCCTATGCTTGCCCAGCCTGAAGAATGATGTCCATAGCACCTGCTGGTTCTTCAAGCAACTCTctccacaagaaaaaaaacaaaaacaaaacaaaagaaaaaatcagGACAAGCCGCTCAACCCTCAGCTCTACGGAGGAACGGGGGAGGGCCGTGATGGGTGGTGGGGGAGTTACTGAGCCCCGAGCTATACGATTCAATTCCTCTGTCACCTTCAACGACTTGATCTAGCTCTGTCTTCtcccaaatgttgtttttcttctcctaTCATTTGCTTTTTTAGACACAATCACAGCGGTCTCCTTGAGAGTCTCACACACGTTGCATGACATGCGGCCAACAGGGAGCCCGGTTCAAACTCTCTCGCTTACAGAATCTTAGAGCATCTGGCACTTCTCTATGGTGTGGTTTCCTCATCAATGAGAGTTAAGGTTACAGCGGCCCACGATGTCGCTGTGTAGCAGCTTAATGGCCGCGCTAATGGCAGAGGGTGCTGATGAAACAACGGTTAATTAGTCAAGGATTATTATCATTTGATAGCTTGGATGTCGACTGCTTAAAGGAGTCAACAGTTTCATACTCAATGAGAAAGGCAGGAGTGTTGCATCTGACTGTGCTTTGCATCTTCCAATGACATCCACATGCACCATCAATTTCAACTGAAACAAGAGCACACATATTGTCTAAATAATTGATATAAGCGACAGAACTTCGACAATACTTAGGAGATTCTGTAATATGAAGCTAGTTTGCCGCTGGGAAACTGCGCTCCAAGTCTTAGTATCGGCATGTTTCAGCTCGGATGAGCCTTAAACCCAAAATCCCTTTCCCGGTccatacctaaaaaaaaaaaaaaaaaaagtctaccaCCTTCTTGCCACACGACTGTTAACTGGCGGCGGCGGTCTGCGCCACTGACAGGCCCGCCTTGCCTTTTAATGAAGTGCCAAATAATGAAGCCGCTCCACAAATGCTGCCGGGAAGGGAAGAAGTTACCTCTATTTTCAAGTCATGAAACACTGACACGCATTTGAAGTAAGGGGTGAATCAATGTTGGCCCCGATGAGTTCAATTAGACTAAAGAAAATGACAACGCCACCACGACCCTGGCCGAACACTCCCAGTTTGGATCAGCCGAATTGTAAACCTTCAAAGAGGTCATCCATCCTGGATGCCTGGATTTGTTCCCCCTGCAATATTCAATGAGAAAGTGTCAAAAATGTGAAATCTCGCAGGATCCACGCCCACTTTTACCAGGTTATTCCTTGGCTCATGATTAGTCCATCACTAATGCTCCTACTGTCTAATCCTACAGCTGCTTTAAACCTTTGACCAAacgatatactgtatgccttTCCATCATACTGGAATAGATCACTGTTTATCTATTATCTGTGTTTaagtctttatttttctcagGGTGCTAGCATAGAGGCTTGTACTAAAGCAGTCTATCATATAAAACAATCAGAGTTTGGAACATTTAAAGCTTATATCAACATATTTTCATAAACAGCATTACTCTCAGTGCGTGTAGTACAATATAACCGTTTCCACGTCGCGGCGCTTTCCAGTTGTGATCTTTTGCCTACTTCGAGTCGGGTACAGTTGCCTTGCCAGTCGGCCAGCTCTTCCATGGCACAGGTGGTCCAGGCTTTGATCCTAACCCTCGTTAAACCTCGGAGTTAATCTTTCTCAGATGGATCTCCCCGCGGCTGACCGGGGCCACGTAGTCTGAGCTCGTTGGTTAAATTGGCTTTGACTGGAACCCCGGCCTCCCCCTCCATCCCCTCGACGCCCTCCGTCACTCCATCGCCGGGCCGGTTCAGTGTGCAACCGTGTCAAACACCAAAACGTTTCGTCATTTGTTAGGCTCGAGGACCAAAGCGCAAGATCCGATCTAGGATACGTTTTGATCTTAAACCcggggccccccccccccactgtttCTCTCTCTGTCGCCGTGTCTCATGCAAATATGTTGAATCAAATGTACAGGCTTGCAAGCCTTTATTAtgagagaatttaaaaaaaataaaaataaaaaaaatcacagtggTAGTCGACACTGCCAAGATTATAGcttgattaaaaatgtattaaatccTTGGGCACCGTGAAGTGCAATTCCAGTTgcaccattattattttttttttaaatcctctcAGACAGAGATGTAGATTTCATTAAAAGTGCTCGGGTGCGAGGAGGATAGCTGAGGGACGGAAGTTCCGATGCCAGAAGTCGATTGGGTCACGATGAGGCGTTCAAATCGATATTCTCCGGCCCGCCCCCATCTGGGAAGTTATTGTAAACGGAACCAAACGTCTGTACCCGCACTGTTCTTCATGAATGTATCCTCGCCGTCGGCATCGGCCGCGCTGCCCTTCAAGAGACCAGAGCAAACCGACGTCAGCCCCATTTGGAATCTTGCTTAACTGAATCCAAAATTCCAAGCCAAATATCCCGCTGATCCAAAGTGTCCGGTTTGAAGTCGTCTCAACAAATACACGTGGCTTTGCTCCAAGGCCTCTCTGCATGGGTTCGCCAGGCTGCACTTTTGCAATTACATTATGCTGCTGGAAAAATACACCCTGAAATCAAGAGTCTCTTGGcttggaatgtgtttttttttttttttttttttttctccactgtgttgtgacacattttttgttgtctttttttttttttttttttttttgggactagCTGGTGGTCCAAAGCTTACCTTTTTGACTACAGTCTGAAACGTTGTATCTTTTGTGGATGTAACAAAATAGAAAAGTAGTCTGCAGCACAATATGTCGTGGACGCGTGAAAGCTTTCAGGCATCCTCCTTTTTTGTTGTAGATCTTAGCCCGGAGCACATCAGATTAATGGGCCTTGCGGTGTGGAAGGACAAGCACGTTCGGCCTCGGGCTGCAACGGTAAACCGATACATTCTGCTCGGGGAGCTAAACCATTTGCCCTAATGGTCTTTTCCAGCAAGGCTTACGCAAGAGAAACCATTCCTCGCCTCTCAATGTTTCCTCTCCGGTTCTTCTTCTCTGTGAGCATCACGAGGCCTGAGTAATGTTCCTATGCACTTGTTAGCATGTTTTCCTGCTAGAAAAGGTTTCTTCTGACACATGGCCCCCACGttctttttgatttatttgttttgtccatAAGGATTTGACCGggattgagattttttttcagtaggCCTGTGTTACTTACTACCCTTCACACAAGAAGATTTGCTTTAATCCCACGATTATTTTACACTTTGATTTATGAAACGATCTGAAATTAGACCCGAAGGTCGGCACATGAGACATTCTATCATTTTCCCAAAATGCATCCTGTTCCCCTTCAACGCGGGCGATATTCAATCCTGTGTATTCCCATCGCCTGGGCCGCCCAAAGGATAACTAGGTTTGATCTCCCGTGGGAAACGACATTATCTTGTAGCCTGGCAAATGAGACTAGAATTCACCTAGAATAGCGCACAGGCTCCCCTCCTGCGCTGATTGTGACACATTCTCCATCCGCGTGAAAAGTGTCGTGTCAATTGCAGGCTGGCGTAACGGTGTTACTTGGTCTCCAGCAGAAAGACAACGTATTACTCCTATATTCCGTTTTAAGGTGTGTGCTCAATATTACTCACCAGGCCAAATGTACAGTCCCCTGTCTCTGTTTTGATGTTGAAGTgggcaaaaataaatgacaaataaaataaaacaagtgtgtCAGAAATGGTTGAAATACTGTGTACATATTTGAACTTTTGGTTTCTAATTTATAAAAGATAAGCTTTAGCTCTtggagtactttttttttttccctttcatgCGTagctttgtgtttttattttctatttctgtAAAGTGTGTAAATATATCTTTATGATAATAAGTAATattaaaaatcttattttaagaaaacacaGTGTTGAGTCGTTTTTGGCCGAAAGGAATGCAAACAAAACGACGTGGTCACATTCACGCAGGTGGCGAACAGCTAATAAGTTCGCCATATctagttagcatgttagcatatCGATACGTTGAAAACAAAGGATGACTACCTGATGACGATGACGAAGATGCCGCCGTCTCGTGGGTACGAGGAATGCCAATCTAAACAGTCAAATAgaaaagttcaataaaaaataaaataaataaataaattaaaaagcagATTCCTCTCTCCTCCTTTAACTGAGCTCGGCAAATAGCTTTTGGAGTTCGTTCCTGATTATTGGGACAAATCTGAGCATTTGATTTCAATTTCTGATAAATCTTATCTTGTAGTGGGGCGTTTGTTAAGAGTGACTTCCTCCTTCCCGATCCGCTTGGGAAACGGTCAGGGCCGACAATCATAAATCTTAAAGCATATTTGGAGTGATTTCAAATATGTATACAGCGCAGTGTTATTTGATGTATCATGCAATGAATAAAGTGACTTGAATTGTAAACACggacaaaaatgaaaacgaCTCATTCATACAAAGAAATTAGCATCAAACATAAAAATTGCCGAgctaggattaaaaaaaaaaaagtcaaaataaacaaacgtAACACCATAAATCATAACAAATTGAGGAAATATACCTTTTCCTCCACACCGTGAGAATCTGTGCCGCCATCTTGGATATGACCCATAATGCAGTAGTACTCACTTCCTCTCCATtccaaaaaaaaggcacatcATGTGACCAGTTCCTCCAATCAAAAGAAACAAAGATCTTTCGATTCGTAGTAAAATTCAAGTAAAATTGAAATGGTCTATTATTCATTTTTGCATTGTATTGTCACATTCatgattacaaaaatatacataacacaaatacaatttaaacatAGGTAtattttaagatcatcaaacaaaactaaGAAACGTCTTTCCaagatataaataaaatgatttactATTTACTCATACGATACTTAATACAGAATGTAACATCATTTGTTTATaggtatataaatgtatatacccCTATAAATCGAATGTATATACACCTATGAATCTAAGGATTATATGCATACAGTggatattaaaaaacaataaataaaaaaaatgcctctgattaacctaACAAAATgtagctgttctagtaggcttttcctgacattttctgTTTTCTAGCAGATGCCAGAAGGGTTTTCGCTGATACTGACTGctattttggaaagaaaaacaaatataaatatatactgtagatatgatttactgtacattgacTTATTCATAAAATATAGATCATATAAGAAAATCCCTGATTAAAGATACAAATACGAATCTTGTATGTCAGAGAGTCCTTGAATCTTCACATTGTTGGTCTTGCGGGAACGTGTCGGAGGGGAGCGGGCCTCGCATCGGagcccctcttcctcctcggaACCCCCAGCGGGACCACTGGGGGAAGTGTCTGCTTAACGTGCACGCAGAGTTGACAGACAAGGAGCTGGACCCCCTCGATCCCCAGCGGCCCCCAACAGACGCCCGAGGTTAGATCATCCGGCCTGGGTCGGTTCTATAATTGCGCCCGGGGTCAGCGGGAGGATATGGAGCGTGACAATTTAGCGATAGGGTTACAGTTTGTGGTCAGGAGGAGGGGGCACAGGGGACGGGCGGGGCATTGCTGCTAGGCCAGACGTCCCTTGAAAGAGTTCAAGGTCCATCTGGCATTGGGACTCGGGTCCTGTTCACTGTCACTGTTGGAACGCGTGTCGCTCGCCGCCCGTTTctgcagaggggagggaggcCTCGGGCGCTCCGTGTTTGCTTGGctgcaagacaaaaataaaacaccgaGTGACGTATTTACAGTGTGGATAATATTCCACGCTTGCTTTGGGATGATTGACAACACACATTACGACATTCTTTACACACAGCGATGAACAAGTCAGCACCTATACAGTACTTTTGTGTATGATGGattgaggttttttttacatttagattCATATACTTTTTGAATTGTTCGTTTTTATATAACGTCTTCGctgttattaaaataatcaacagTGTCAGGCGacggcggatgactggttagcgcgtccgcctcacagctctgaggttgcgggttcaaatgcGGGCTCAGTTTGGATGGCGTCCAcgccgtgcctgcgcgggttttctccgggtactctggtttcctcccgcattcctaAAACACGCACgctaggttaatcgaagactccaaattgtccgcaggtgcgaacgtgagtgcgaatggttgtttgtctgtacgcGCCCCGCGATTGGTCGCCTGAGAAGTTCAGGGcgtaccgcgcctctcgcccagcggagataggcgccagcgcaCCCGCGAGCCCAGTGAAGATAACCGCcaaagaaaagggatggatggataattaacaGCAATATAATATGCATTGTCATGATGATTATGATTTCATTTTGCCAGTTAGTCATTTTATTATCGCTATCAGTTCTACAGTTATtacttttattatgtattttatagTCAATGCAGAGCAGCAATGCAATTGTAAAATTAATCTGTAATCTGTGTTTTATGTAGGGCTCCATTTTTTCATTGGCTGGAGGGGCAGTGAACTatgaactctgcctagcaacaagaaGCCACTCTTccaaaaaatggagcaattctGATCTAGTTTGCCACTTGACTCAATTGGTGCTTGTTCATTatgataaatataaaaacatcagTGCTTCTAcacgatgtgtgtgtgtgtgtgtgtgtgtgtgtgcgtgcgtgtgtgcgtgcgtgcgcgcccATGTGCTTGTGCGTGTGTTGCTGAAACAGATGCAAGGGGAAACATCTGGATCATCTGGCAGAGACGCCCGGAATCGACTCCTGCCACATAGTAAAAACTTTTAGTGCTGTTGGCTAACCAGCGGTACCGCCAAGAAGCTCTGAAcgacggacgtcacggagctcgcGGCGCACCTGCACAGGAAACATTTGCGAGCCTCGCGAAGATTAAACCCACGTGGGACAAAATGGGCAGCAGGTGTCACGCACGGTTCTCTTATTGTTTCTATTCATGTCATTTTGATGGGCATAGTGGGCGCGATATCAGGTGACATCTAAATGTATCCAGCCCACAGGTGTTCCACTCCTTAAGATTATAAATACATTGGCACCGGTTGATTACCAGTAATAATCAAAATGCTTCTAAATAACACCGGGTTGCACAAAACATAAAAGGAAAGACTGAAAAGAGGTTGCAGCCTGTTTAAGGGTGTAATATGTTCGTGTATTGACCATTTAGGGGGGTCACCTTTTTCAAAATAAGTACACCTACTGAATTGTACCGCTAGcacaattattttaaagtgGACACATTCGAGAAAATGGACTTTTGAAATGCACGTGAGGCTCGGGGCATTTGTGTTTGGCGTGTccactgcatgcgccacatgcacaCGAGTTGACAAAGTGTAAATGGGCGgattggtgatgaagtgctgcctccacgagtgaaaatacaGTTCATTCCTTTTACTGCCTCGATGGGAGCTTGTTTTCCCGTCAGACAAGCCGGGTTGAGGACAAGAAGTTGCAACAGCCTAGCTACGCCCTTGTTACCGCGGTAGCGAAAGCCCCTTATGGGTAACGTACGAGAGTAGTCGATACCCAATTGATACGCGTGAGAAATATCGATAC is a window of Phycodurus eques isolate BA_2022a chromosome 9, UOR_Pequ_1.1, whole genome shotgun sequence DNA encoding:
- the apln gene encoding apelin, giving the protein MNVKILTLVIVLLVSLLCSASAGPMASTEHGRELEEAAPVRKLVQQSPSRGGQSHRPAGWKRRRPRPRLSHKGPMPF